Proteins from a genomic interval of Methanoplanus endosymbiosus:
- a CDS encoding RNA-binding domain-containing protein — MMTESNRIEYKQELTESLEKEVVAFLNTSEGGVIYLGIDKAGNVFGLSDADEIQLKVKDRLRNNIRPSCLGLFDVIHELWNGKDLVRIVLAGGSEKPYYLRKYGMTEKGCFIRVGSASDPMPARMIEELFAKRVRNSIGNIRSPRQDLSFEQLRIYYQEKGFNLGDKFASNLELLTKEGDYNYAAYLLADDNGNSVQVARYRGPDRVDLIESNEYGYCSLIKSCKQVLDRLEVENRTVTKITSKERINIRLWNAVALRETVINAIIHNDYTSGAVPKFEIFQDRIEITSAGTVAPGIAREEFFAGYSIPRNKILMRIFKDLGIVEYLGSGMPRILKAYPRESFLFTANFVRTVFPMDSGALELQQNGNVTKIMEDTAQKSSQKSSQKSSQKSSQKILQLVKDNNSITTTEMAECLGISRRAVAKQIDKLKEAGKLKRIGPDKGGHWEVLGEN; from the coding sequence ATGATGACAGAATCCAACCGCATTGAGTATAAACAGGAGTTAACAGAATCTCTTGAAAAGGAGGTTGTGGCCTTTTTAAATACATCTGAAGGTGGTGTTATTTATTTGGGGATTGATAAGGCGGGAAATGTGTTCGGTCTGAGTGATGCTGATGAGATCCAGCTAAAGGTTAAGGATAGGTTAAGAAACAATATCCGGCCGTCATGCCTTGGGTTATTTGATGTTATTCATGAATTGTGGAATGGAAAAGATCTCGTCAGGATTGTATTGGCTGGTGGTTCTGAGAAGCCATACTACCTTCGGAAATATGGGATGACAGAAAAGGGATGCTTCATCCGGGTTGGCAGTGCAAGTGATCCAATGCCGGCACGTATGATCGAAGAATTGTTTGCAAAACGGGTTCGCAATTCCATCGGTAATATAAGGTCCCCACGACAGGATCTCAGTTTTGAACAGCTTCGTATATATTATCAGGAAAAGGGATTTAATCTTGGAGATAAATTTGCCTCAAATCTCGAACTGTTAACTAAAGAGGGTGATTATAATTATGCAGCTTATCTTCTTGCTGATGATAACGGAAATTCGGTTCAGGTTGCCAGGTACCGTGGTCCGGACAGGGTTGACCTGATTGAAAGCAATGAATATGGCTATTGTTCTTTGATTAAATCCTGTAAACAGGTTCTTGATCGACTGGAGGTTGAGAACCGTACTGTAACGAAGATTACTTCTAAAGAACGAATCAATATACGCCTGTGGAATGCCGTTGCTTTACGTGAGACTGTAATTAATGCCATTATTCACAATGACTATACCAGTGGGGCTGTCCCGAAGTTTGAAATTTTCCAGGATCGTATCGAAATTACTTCTGCCGGAACTGTTGCACCTGGTATTGCACGTGAGGAGTTTTTTGCCGGTTACTCAATTCCACGTAACAAAATACTTATGCGGATCTTTAAGGATTTGGGTATTGTAGAATATCTCGGTTCAGGTATGCCTCGTATTCTTAAGGCCTATCCAAGGGAATCTTTTCTTTTTACTGCAAACTTTGTCCGTACCGTCTTTCCTATGGATTCTGGTGCGCTGGAACTTCAACAGAATGGAAATGTAACCAAAATAATGGAAGACACCGCTCAGAAAAGTTCACAGAAAAGTTCACAGAAAAGTTCACAGAAAAGTTCACAGAAAATTTTGCAGCTTGTCAAAGATAATAATAGTATTACCACAACAGAAATGGCAGAATGTCTTGGAATTAGCAGAAGGGCAGTTGCTAAACAGATAGATAAGCTAAAGGAAGCCGGAAAACTAAAACGCATTGGTCCTGACAAAGGTGGACACTGGGAGGTTCTGGGTGAGAATTAA
- a CDS encoding type I restriction endonuclease subunit R yields the protein MTPPPITEKLQSQIPALQLLINLGYTYLTPEEALKLRYNRTSEVVLEEILSRKLKEINRIRYKGMEYLFSEENIQSAVQRLKNIRYDGLQTTNQEVYDILTLGESFEQTINGDKKSFHLNYIDWKNPDNNSYHVTAEFPVERTKSERTARPDIVLFVNGIPLVVIECKSPKNDVEEAVSQSLRNQGKDYIPKLFMYAQIVLGINKNRAMYATAGTTKKFWSIWKEEPPSDEIINRSLPDDIKDKLYSGDFETAGWHFKRLQESGGRIATEQDTALYSLCRPERLIELTHRFIIFDAGIKKIARYQQYFVIKSTLERIRTTNEDNRRRGGIIWHTQGSGKSLTMVMLARNIALDKELNNPRIVIVTDRTDLDTQLKNTFTECGLEPKKATSGRNLLELVSEEKTGIITTLVHKFDKALNIKKYRNESSEIIILVDEGHRTQSGSLSGRMRQMFPNACYIGFTGTPLLKKEKNSFERFGGLISPHYSISQAVEDKAVVPLLYEGRLVDIEQDKKAIDTWFERYTKDLTREQMADLKRKYARAEELNKADRVIYMRAYDISDHFCKNWKGTGFKGQLIAPNKASAVTYLKYLREIGEVSAEVIISPPDMREGYDEAEDESKDQVVAFWKKMMERYRNADEYTTQIINQFKHGEEPEIIIVVDKLITGFDAPVNTVMYLCRNLREHTLLQAIARVNRVHEGKDFGYIIDYAGILGKLDEALTMYSAFEGFDPEDVEGTVISVKSEIEKLPQYHSDLLDIFKDVPNVYDEEAYEVHLSDKERRDRFYGRLFNFSKCLSVALSSEHFMLNTSDSLIKRYKNDLKRFTNLKASVKLRYADSIDYRDYEPKIKKLIDTNIKADEVIQLNEPVNIFDREKFSAVKEELGIYNGKSTVSRADIIAHATKRKITEKMDEDPAFYKKFSDLIQEAIDDFRARRISEIDYYNRVVDLKEKVTKKEHENVPDDIQENYSAMAYYGAIDEILRVNNPDEEKRNQISAEIALKVCKSLKAHNKVQFWEDEDAKNCVRNDIDDYLYDVVKDEIDLSTGQMTEIIDKTLHIAKKRECYE from the coding sequence ATGACTCCACCACCAATAACAGAAAAACTTCAGTCACAGATACCGGCATTACAACTGCTGATAAATCTTGGATATACTTACCTGACACCTGAAGAGGCCCTGAAACTGAGATATAACCGGACTTCTGAGGTAGTGCTCGAAGAAATCCTGAGCCGGAAACTTAAAGAGATAAACAGAATCAGATACAAAGGAATGGAATACCTCTTCAGCGAAGAGAACATCCAGTCTGCTGTTCAGAGGCTGAAAAACATACGCTACGACGGACTACAGACAACAAACCAGGAAGTATATGACATACTCACACTTGGCGAATCATTTGAGCAGACCATAAACGGGGATAAAAAGAGCTTTCATTTAAACTACATAGACTGGAAAAACCCTGACAATAACTCATACCACGTAACAGCAGAATTTCCGGTTGAGAGAACAAAAAGCGAGAGAACAGCACGGCCCGACATTGTTCTTTTCGTAAACGGAATTCCACTCGTGGTTATAGAATGCAAATCTCCAAAGAATGATGTAGAAGAGGCAGTATCACAGTCACTCAGAAATCAGGGAAAAGACTACATTCCAAAACTCTTCATGTACGCACAGATTGTCCTTGGAATAAACAAAAACCGGGCAATGTACGCAACCGCAGGCACTACCAAAAAATTCTGGAGCATATGGAAAGAAGAACCACCCTCAGATGAGATAATAAACAGAAGTCTGCCTGACGATATAAAAGATAAACTTTACTCCGGAGACTTTGAGACCGCAGGATGGCATTTTAAAAGATTACAGGAAAGTGGCGGCAGAATTGCAACAGAGCAGGATACGGCCCTGTATTCTCTTTGCAGACCGGAAAGACTCATTGAACTGACACACAGGTTCATCATCTTCGATGCAGGAATAAAAAAGATTGCACGTTACCAGCAGTACTTTGTAATTAAATCAACATTAGAGCGTATCAGAACAACCAACGAAGACAACCGGAGAAGAGGGGGAATTATCTGGCATACACAGGGGTCAGGAAAATCCCTTACAATGGTAATGCTTGCCAGAAATATTGCACTTGATAAAGAGCTGAATAACCCACGGATAGTCATTGTAACAGACAGAACAGACCTTGACACACAGCTCAAAAATACATTTACAGAATGCGGGCTTGAACCCAAGAAGGCGACATCCGGGAGAAACCTCCTTGAACTCGTATCTGAGGAAAAAACAGGCATCATAACAACCCTTGTCCACAAGTTTGACAAAGCACTGAACATAAAAAAATACAGAAATGAATCATCTGAAATAATCATTCTCGTTGATGAAGGGCACAGGACACAGTCTGGATCACTATCCGGACGAATGAGACAGATGTTTCCAAACGCCTGCTATATCGGGTTCACCGGGACACCCCTGCTAAAGAAAGAGAAGAACAGCTTTGAAAGATTTGGAGGACTTATCTCGCCGCATTATTCCATCAGCCAGGCAGTAGAGGACAAAGCAGTAGTCCCGCTTCTTTACGAAGGCCGGCTTGTTGACATAGAACAGGACAAAAAAGCAATTGATACCTGGTTTGAAAGATACACAAAGGACCTGACCAGAGAGCAGATGGCAGATCTAAAACGGAAATATGCAAGAGCAGAAGAGCTGAACAAAGCAGACAGAGTCATATATATGAGGGCTTATGACATCAGTGATCACTTCTGCAAAAACTGGAAAGGGACAGGGTTTAAGGGTCAGCTTATAGCTCCGAATAAAGCATCCGCAGTAACATACCTGAAATATCTAAGAGAAATAGGGGAAGTCTCAGCCGAAGTTATCATATCCCCACCGGACATGAGGGAAGGATACGATGAAGCTGAAGATGAATCAAAAGACCAGGTTGTGGCATTCTGGAAAAAGATGATGGAGAGGTACAGAAATGCGGATGAATACACAACCCAGATAATTAACCAGTTCAAACACGGAGAAGAGCCTGAGATAATAATCGTAGTTGACAAACTTATCACCGGATTTGACGCTCCGGTGAACACCGTCATGTATCTCTGCCGCAACCTGCGTGAACACACCCTGCTTCAGGCTATCGCCAGAGTAAACAGGGTACATGAAGGCAAAGATTTTGGTTACATCATCGACTACGCCGGCATTTTAGGAAAACTTGATGAAGCACTGACTATGTACAGTGCATTTGAAGGATTTGATCCCGAAGATGTAGAGGGCACTGTTATATCTGTTAAATCAGAGATAGAAAAACTTCCCCAGTATCACTCAGATCTTTTAGACATATTTAAGGATGTACCCAATGTCTATGACGAAGAAGCCTATGAGGTCCATTTAAGTGATAAGGAAAGGAGAGACAGATTTTATGGACGGCTGTTTAACTTCAGTAAATGCTTATCTGTCGCACTATCATCAGAACATTTCATGCTAAACACCAGCGATTCACTGATAAAGAGATATAAAAACGATCTGAAGAGATTTACAAACCTGAAAGCATCTGTTAAGCTGAGATATGCAGATTCCATTGATTACCGGGATTATGAGCCAAAGATCAAAAAACTGATCGATACAAACATCAAAGCGGATGAGGTTATCCAGCTCAATGAACCGGTGAACATATTTGACAGGGAGAAGTTTTCAGCCGTAAAAGAGGAACTTGGGATATACAACGGAAAAAGTACAGTTTCCCGTGCAGATATTATTGCCCATGCAACAAAGAGAAAGATAACTGAGAAGATGGATGAGGACCCGGCTTTTTACAAAAAGTTCTCTGACCTGATCCAGGAGGCTATAGATGACTTCAGGGCAAGAAGAATTTCAGAGATTGATTATTATAACAGAGTCGTGGACCTAAAGGAGAAGGTTACAAAGAAAGAACACGAAAATGTACCGGATGACATTCAGGAGAATTACAGTGCAATGGCATACTATGGCGCAATAGACGAAATTCTCAGAGTTAATAACCCTGATGAAGAAAAAAGAAACCAGATTTCAGCAGAGATAGCATTGAAAGTCTGTAAGAGTCTGAAGGCACACAATAAAGTCCAGTTCTGGGAAGATGAGGATGCAAAGAACTGTGTACGAAATGATATAGATGATTATCTTTATGATGTGGTAAAAGACGAGATAGATTTAAGCACCGGACAAATGACTGAGATCATTGATAAAACCCTTCACATTGCAAAAAAACGGGAATGTTATGAATAA
- a CDS encoding HTH domain-containing protein: MEVIITNDVSVSEKMSEKMSEKMSEKMSEKMSEKGSEKGSEKGSEKTEYNILQLLKKKSDLTIDDIAGELNITTRTVEKNLSKLKKSGMIVRVGGRKTGYRKVLDGK, from the coding sequence ATGGAAGTAATTATTACTAATGATGTTTCAGTTTCGGAAAAGATGTCGGAAAAGATGTCGGAAAAGATGTCGGAAAAGATGTCGGAAAAGATGTCGGAAAAGGGTTCGGAAAAGGGTTCGGAAAAGGGTTCGGAAAAGACTGAATACAATATATTGCAGCTTTTGAAAAAAAAATCTGATCTTACAATTGATGACATCGCAGGTGAGCTAAATATAACGACACGTACAGTTGAGAAGAATCTTTCAAAGCTGAAAAAGAGCGGGATGATTGTAAGAGTCGGAGGCAGAAAAACCGGTTACCGGAAAGTTTTGGATGGAAAATAA
- a CDS encoding type II toxin-antitoxin system HicA family toxin yields MNKVPSLDYDKVVRAFQRDGFVVVRTRGSHIRLHKNTPEETIKLTIPMHKPIKRSTLSHILKQADMTLEELDKLL; encoded by the coding sequence ATGAATAAAGTTCCCTCTCTGGATTATGACAAAGTAGTGCGGGCGTTTCAGAGAGATGGTTTTGTTGTTGTCAGAACAAGGGGGAGTCATATTCGTCTCCATAAAAATACACCTGAAGAAACAATAAAACTCACAATTCCTATGCATAAACCGATAAAAAGATCAACTCTTTCTCATATCCTTAAACAGGCTGATATGACTCTGGAAGAACTGGATAAGCTTCTTTAA
- a CDS encoding M48 family metallopeptidase, whose protein sequence is MNNYSGSVEYGNRQICYEVACIERKTLEIAVNPDTTVTVRAPLNTPPEKVLKIVTKRARWITEQKNFFSQFCPKTPKRLYVGGETHLYLGRQYRLKIISGEKNSVKLSGGYFNITTTDRSPENVKLLLDAWYRNRAEIVFSKSLENCWKNIRSIADEKPEFQIRKMKKRYGSLSTSGVLTLNPVIILSPKTCIDYVVTHELCHLKYYNHSPDYYRLLEQIMPDWKERKQRMEILLA, encoded by the coding sequence ATGAATAACTACTCAGGTTCAGTAGAGTATGGCAACCGGCAGATTTGCTATGAAGTAGCCTGTATTGAGAGAAAAACACTTGAAATTGCCGTAAATCCCGATACCACAGTAACCGTTAGAGCACCACTAAATACTCCGCCTGAAAAGGTACTGAAGATTGTTACAAAAAGAGCCAGGTGGATTACAGAGCAGAAGAATTTTTTCAGTCAGTTCTGTCCTAAAACCCCAAAACGCCTGTACGTAGGGGGTGAGACCCACCTCTATCTTGGGAGGCAGTACAGGTTAAAGATAATTTCCGGAGAAAAAAACTCTGTAAAACTATCCGGAGGTTATTTTAATATTACAACTACAGATAGGTCACCTGAAAATGTAAAGTTGCTCCTTGATGCCTGGTACAGGAACAGAGCAGAGATAGTCTTTTCTAAGTCCCTTGAGAACTGCTGGAAAAATATCAGAAGCATTGCAGATGAAAAACCGGAATTTCAGATCAGGAAGATGAAAAAGCGGTACGGAAGTCTCTCAACATCAGGAGTTTTAACCCTTAATCCTGTCATAATACTCTCGCCAAAAACCTGCATAGATTATGTGGTCACTCATGAACTATGTCATTTAAAATATTATAACCACAGCCCGGACTATTACAGACTATTAGAGCAGATTATGCCCGACTGGAAGGAAAGAAAACAGAGGATGGAGATTCTGCTGGCATAA
- a CDS encoding type II toxin-antitoxin system HicB family antitoxin, translating into MNIRVVLEPSEDGGYTVYVPSLPGCISEGETREEAIQNIKEAIDLYLEPIEDEIIFGENAEQIEIAV; encoded by the coding sequence ATGAATATTCGTGTAGTCCTTGAACCAAGTGAGGATGGAGGATATACAGTATACGTTCCCTCGCTTCCCGGTTGTATCAGCGAAGGAGAAACCAGGGAAGAGGCTATACAAAATATCAAAGAGGCGATTGATCTTTATCTTGAGCCAATCGAAGATGAAATAATCTTTGGTGAGAACGCTGAACAGATAGAGATTGCAGTATGA